In Daphnia pulicaria isolate SC F1-1A chromosome 5, SC_F0-13Bv2, whole genome shotgun sequence, a single genomic region encodes these proteins:
- the LOC124340929 gene encoding SEC23-interacting protein-like, with the protein MMESTSESECIAIGMKPTASPVDVDPTTTAPEVSDAVDGISHTYQPVVWHWFFLKEIDKTKRIWKPFSMLDSVALDDTFQLLNEGKIAPEDSIVMTDGGRYDVDVSRRLRTAIYWEETPLSVRRCSWFFKGSLETRYTPYDEDMAEKLEEEYHNSLLHSLWRRVLEFPLGNKIMFQNPNVLLDFSNYGPVDDWTQVTEGQIRPLIVKRGIDGFDISDGEKTVIDHLIFLVHGIGSVCDLRFRSVVEVVDDFRILSFQMLEAHFPTAVAEQRVGRVEFLPVSWHAPLHGDDTGIDKRLQPITLPSIPKLRHFANDTILDVLFYTSPVYCETIISTVAHELNRLYKIFLQRNPTFQGQVSLGGHSLGSLILFDLLAHQPLIPNPEPVDDVLSEDAVSYVSDLNDPTVEEVCQVLQLGDHLAKFQREQFTFGDLLLLSEEDLASLGLPMGPRKRLLTYLRDLEIRRAKLKQEDGNIPAHDSTVSYTIGLAGTGQPSISYPLLDFHPAAFYALGSPTAMFVTVRGIDCLGEDFVLPTCPKFYNIFHPYDPIAYRIETLIDVNMVNVPPVIIPHHKGRKRMHIELRETMARLSADIKERFFGSVRSTWSTVQNFTSFRSMPQSDGLDVQCLQEDLDTSTNSDDSAVAEKTTTEADPVIRIGKLNGGCRIDYVLQEAPLESFNEYLFALTSHVVYWESEDTMLMMLRETYAGMDTYPDK; encoded by the exons ATGATGGAAAGCACAA GTGAATCGGAATGCATTGCCATTGGAATGAAACCGACTGCCTCACCGGTCGATGTTGATCCGACTACAACTGCCCCGGAAGTTTCGGATGCCGTTGACGGCATCTCTCACACTTACCAGCCCGTCGTCTGGCACTGGTTCTTCCTCAAAGAGATTGACAAAACTAAACGGATAtg GAAACCCTTTAGCATGCTCGATTCTGTCGCTCTTGACGATACCTTCCAATTGC tCAATGAAGGAAAAATAGCCCCGGAAGATTCTATCGTTATGACCGATGGTGGTCGATATGACGTTGACGTGAGTCGACGACTTCGCACAGCCATTTACTGGGAAGAAACACCGTTGAGTGTCCGTCGTTGCTCGTGGTTCTTTAAAGGTTCATTAGAAACACGCTACACGCCCTATGATGAAGATATGGCAGAGAAATTAGAGGAAGAATACCACAATAGTTTATTGCACAG tttatgGCGTCGCGTTCTTGAATTCCCGTTAGGAAATAAAATCATGTTCCAAAATCCCAACGTGCTGCTAGATTTTTCCAACTATGGCCCCGTAGATGACTGGACTCAAGTTACG GAAGGACAAATACGGCCGCTAATTGTCAAGCGAGGAATCGACGGCTTTGATATTAGCGACGGAGAGAAGACGGTCATTgaccatttgatttttctagtCCACGGCATAGGCTCG GTCTGTGATTTACGCTTCCGCAGTGTTGTCGAAGTAGTGGACGATTTCCGCATTCTCTCCTTTCAAATGTTGGAAGCTCATTTCCCTACGGCTGTGGCCGAGCAGCGTGTTGGCCGAGTAGAATTTCTACCCGTCTCGTGGCACGCTCCACTTCACGGAGATGATACCGGAATTGATAAGCGTCTCCAGCCGATTACGCTACCATCAATCCCGAAGCTTCGTCATTTCGCCAACGACACGATTCTAGACGTGCTGTTCTACACGTCGCCCGTTTACTGCGAA ACAATCATTTCAACAGTGGCCCACGAGCTCAATCGCCTTTACAAGATTTTCCTGCAACGTAATCCCACCTTCCAGGGACAGGTTTCCCTTGGCGGGCATAGTTTGGGTTCATTGATCCTCTTCGACCTGCTGGCCCACCAGCCTCTCATTCCCAATCCAGAACCCGTGGACGATGTACTCTCTGAG GATGCGGTGAGCTACGTCTCGGACTTGAACGATCCAACTGTTGAAGAAGTCTGTCAAGTCCTGCAGCTCGGCGACCATCTAGCCAAGTTTCAAAGGGAGCAGTTTACATTCGGGGACTTGCTTCTCCTATCGGAAGAGGATTTAGCCAGCCTCGGCTTGCCCATGGGACCCCGCAAACGTCTGCTGACCTACTTACGTGACTTGGAAATTCGACGTGCTAAATTGAAACAG GAAGACGGAAATATTCCGGCGCACGACTCGACAGTAAGTTATACCATCGGACTGGCGGGCACGGGACAGCCTAGCATATCGTATCCACTACTTGATTTTCATCCAGCTGCTTTCTATGCCCTCGGTTCCCCTACTG CCATGTTCGTCACGGTTCGTGGCATCGATTGTCTGGGCGAGGATTTTGTTCTGCCTACCTGCCCGAAATTTTACAACATCTTCCATCCTTACGACCCGATCGCCTACCGCATCGAAACGCTCATCGACGTCAATATGGTGAACGTGCCACCTGTCATCATACCGCACCACAAAGGCCGGAAGCGAATGCACATAG AACTGCGAGAGACGATGGCCAGGCTTAGCGCCGACATTAAGGAGCGATTTTTCGGCTCTGTCCGTTCTACTTGGAGCACGGTGCAGAATTTCACTTCGTTTCGGTCAATGCCGCAGAGCGACGGGCTGGATGTCCAGTGCTTg CAAGAGGATCTGGACACTTCGACGAATTCTGATGACAGCGCAGTCGCGGAAAAGACCACCACCGAGGCGGACCCAGTCATCCGCATCGGCAAGCTCAACGGCGGCTGTCGGATCGATTACGTCCTGCAAGAAGCTCCGCTCGAGAGTTTCAACGAATATCTTTTCGCTCTCACTTCTCACGTCGTCTACTG GGAATCTGAAGACACGATGCTAATGATGTTGCGGGAAACCTACGCTGGCATGGACACCTATCCCGATAAATAG
- the LOC124341188 gene encoding uncharacterized protein LOC124341188 codes for MKLVIGLALVSLAYGSTFFPTEKDEVDLVSTSQNDQASGRIAVPPPNNLPPIRNGGIVNAAPILNPVASPIVNTGTAGALVGGGASQVFFSPVRINIDQASQLYVPPGTDGRIIVLLKNDGVGDFFLLSGGDDKNFFIQFDYAQIQLGPGQTLAVPGRIRVPHYANNVVSTLTIIVQRRTDNAISRRQVYIRTKSEPGEKWAPWCTIRTVTRCDSYLDESICASRYWNMRAEIQDTEAGLLSVSIKPDGRFLGEDFIIGTNESIAVEQSVSCCTTGVDITAVDVRGNTATCRADQYSIYLSSGDVAAITLGVILLILLLVIIILAICRCCRRRKERSIKTAPIPRSKKDQA; via the exons atgaaactcGTGATCGGTTTGGCGTTGGTTTCGCTAGCCTACGGGTCGACTTTCTTCCCAACCGAAAAA GATGAAGTGGATTTAGTCTCGACGAGTCAAAACGATCAAGCGTCAGGTCGCATCGCCGTTCCGCCACCTAATAACCTCC CTCCGATTCGAAACGGCGGTATCGTCAACGCCGCACCGATTCTCAATCCTGTTGCATCGCCCATCGTCAACACGGGGACTGCGGGAGCACTTGTGGGCGGCGGGGCTTCACAGGTGTTTTTCTCGCCTGTCCGCATCAATATTGATCAGGCGTCGCAACTCTACGTGCCGCCCGGAACAGACGGACGCATTATAGTGCTGCTCAAGAACGACGGCGTAGGCGATTTCTTTCTCCTCAGCGGAGGCGACGACAAAAACTTTTTCATCCAATTCGACTACGCTCA GATACAATTGGGTCCGGGACAAACGCTAGCTGTTCCAGGAAGGATTCGAGTTCCGCATTATGCAAATAACGTTGTATCTACGCTGACGATCATCGTGCAGCGGCGGACTGACAATGCTATCTCGCGGAGACAGGTTTACATTCGCACGAAATCAGAG cCAGGAGAAAAATGGGCTCCTTGGTGCACAATCAGAACAGTGACTCGTTGCGACAGTTATCTGGATGAATCAATTTGCGCAAGTCGGTATTGGAACATGAGAGCAGAGATTCAAGATACAGAAgcgg GTTTACTGTCCGTCAGCATCAAACCTGATGGGCGTTTTCTAGGGGAGGATTTCATAATTGGCACTAACGAATCGATTGCTGTAGAGCAAAGTGTTTCTTGCTGTACAACTGGAGTTGATATTACGGCAGTTGACGTTCGCGGAAATACAGCCACCTGTCGAGCCGATCAAT aTTCCATTTATCTTAGCTCTGGAGATGTAGCTGCCATCACTCTTGGAGTCATACTACTAATCCTGCTTCTAGTTATCATTATCCTGGCCATTTGTAGGTGCTGTAGACGGAGAAAGGAAAGATCAATAAAAACGGCACCAATTCCGAGGAGTAAAAAGGATCAAGCGTGA